The Terriglobales bacterium genome includes the window ATGTACACAGTTCGCTTCTCAACGTCATCCTGCACGACTAGTGGTATTCCCTCATGTCAAATCTCTGGAGAAGCTCTCTTTCATATAAGTACAAAGAAATCTTTGAGATTGCGTAGTCTCTAACAACAGATGACCGGTACTGCCCTATAAAAAGATGGTTCCCCATGCCCAACAAACCCGCGCACAAGATATTAGTGGTCGACGACGAAGCCAGCGTTCGAACTACGTCACCTGGTATTCAAGAGCAATTCTGCTCAGACGTGTGTTCAAGTAGCTGCTAAAGATTGATGCAGGCGAATTTGTCGCCTGACGCGATGCCGCGGATACAGCGTCTTGCTACGCGTCGTTCGTTTGCTGGTCGTCGTGTTGGGCCAAGTACCAATAACGGGCTTTAGGTCTTTCCTCCGTAGAAGAATAGGAGTCACAAATGAGAATCAACTTACGACAAGCTATATGGACGATCTCCGTTGCAGTTGCCGTTACTCTCCTAAGTACGCCGACACTCGCTTTCGCCCATCAGTCGCAGCAGGCTCAGGACCGCAATCCTGGTTACCAGATGGGATCTCGGGATGGAACCATCGACGGGCGCAACGATCGCGCTGCTGGCCGTCCTCTGAAATACGGCCCCGGATACAAGCACCCAGACCGGGGTTATCAGAAAAGCTATGGTGACAAAAAGGCTTACGAACAGGAGTACCGTCAGGGCTATCAGCAAGCTTACCAACAGAGCTATAACCGCCGCAGTTACGGGAGTCGTGCGGATATTGGAATCCATCGAAACGATGGACAGCAGCGCGGGCCTGGACAAAACCAGAATCCGGGCTACCAGGCCGGATATCGTGACGGTAACACAGACGGTCACAACGACCGTCGTGCAGGTCGAGGCATCAATTATGGGTTGGGATTCAAGCATCCTGATCGCGGCTATCAAGACAGCTACGGCGATAAGAAGACTTACGAACAGCAATATCGTGAGGCCTACCAGAAGGGCTACCAGCAGGGATACAGCACAGGAGGCTAAAAGCTGAAGGTTTAGCCGCCGTCGTGCCTAAGATTGGATACTGCTCATGCCGAAACTTGGCGGCACATTGTCTATGCCAGTCTACGAACACACGCTCTAGAATTGAGGCCCTCAATGTTGTCTATGTCCTGGTTTTCAGCCCGTGATTCTGTAACTCTATTGCTCATCGCCTGGAGCACAGCGATTGCAGTTTTCGCTGCTTCGGATGTGACTGGCCGATTCATTTGGATTCCCGTCTCTCTCGGGCTTGCGGGCGTAATGGGCTCCATAATCATGCTGGCTATTCCAGCCAATGTGATGCTGGCGTCCAACATAGCTACCATCATCCTGTTCGTCGTCTCTCTTGAAGTGTTGAAGAAGATACATCGCTCTTGTCTTGCGTCTGTGAGACATCGCGGTTAGTGAAGGTTTCGATATGGAACTACACGAACGGCGGGTCTCGGGTGCTCACCACGCGGAAAGAGAGTAAATATGCTTTGGACAATCTTTGTGATTCTCGCGCTCCTGTGGCTGCTTGGTTTCAGTCTCCATGTTGGCGGCGCCCTCATTCACCTTCTTCTGGTAGTGGCGCTGGTAGTATTGATCTTTAACCTTCTGAGCCGCCGGCAGCATGTGCGCAGAGTTGAGCTATTTAGCTCAGACACAAAAATCTACATGTGTCATTGTTTACTTCTGAGTGTGTGGAACAGAGCGGCGACCGCCGACTCATAGATCTCTTTCTTAGGTCGGGGCCGCCGTCAACGCGAACGGCCAACATCCAGCCAATTTGGAATTCTTTATCCGTATGGATGCCGTGGGACCTCGCGGCGGATCACGATTCAGCCTTATCTCGAACCGGAAACTCAGGGCAATACCTCCAGGCGAGCGGAGGGTTGTCCCAAAAGAAAGAAGGCAAAGATCATGCCTTTGATTCAAGTTCTCGAAGTACTGCTTGTAGTGGGAGTCCTGTTGTGGCTGGTGAATCGCTTCATCCCCATGCAGGGATCCATCAAGTCAATTCTGAATAGCGTAGTGGTTATCGCAGTGGTTCTGTGGATTCTCAACATTTTTGGACTCTTTCATTCCCTTTCCAGAATTCACGTTGGGAGTTGATGGACCACGGCGAAGGGGCCTGATACACGAACGCGAAGAACTTAGAACAACGTAGAACGGCAGACATCTGCCTCGAGGAGACACATTGAAAAGCAAGTTCTTGCTAGCAGCTGGAATCGTCCTGAGTTTGGGCGCATTCGCTCAAACCAATTCTCAGACAACCATGGCCGTCGAGCCCATGAACCCGACGCCTGTATTCCGAGTGAACGTCGTCAGCCGCACCGTACAGGCGGTCAACTATCAACATCGCAGCGGAGCAACGAAGATGGATTTCGCGGGCACGGACCTAATGCCTGCGGCCAAAGGTGAAGCCAAAATAGAAAGCAAGAAGGGTTACATCGAAATCGAAGTGGAATTCGGCAATCTGGAAAAGCCTACTACTTTCGGCAATGAGTATCTCACTTACATCCTGTGGGCAATCTCGCCGGAAGGCCGCGCCGTAAACCTCGGCGAAATCTTGGTCGGTGACAACCATCGCAGCAAGGTAGATGTGACCACCGATTTGCAGGCGTTCGCACTGATCGTTACGGCGGAGCCTTACTTCGCCGTGCGGGAGCCCAGCAACGTTGTGGTCATTGAAAACGTGGTTCGTGCCGACACCAAGGGAACGGTCGAGGCGCTCAATACCAAGCATGACTTCTTGGAACGCGGCGGCTACATCCCCACCGGCTATAACTTCGACCCGGTGGTCCTGAACAGCAAGTTGCCGCTGGAGTTCTTCGAAGCGCGTAATGCAGTTCGTATTGCGCAATCCGAGGGAGCCGAGTTGTACGCCAGCGATAGCTATCAGCATGCGATGCAATTAATGGCAAAGGCCGATGGCTATGCGATGGACAAGAACGCACCCCGGAAGCAGATGATCGCCGTCTCTCGCGAAGCCGTGCAGACCGCGGAAGATGCCCGCGCCATCGCGGTAAAGAAAATGGACGAAGTGCGCTTGGCGGACGAACGACGGGCTTCAGTGGATGCACAAGCAAAATCCCAAGACAAGGCGGATGAGGCAACATGGCAGAAGCAACTTGCGCAGGCTGATACCGCAAGAGCGGAGTCTGATACCGCCAAGGCGCAGGCTGACCTGGCCGCCAACCAGGCAACATCCGCCGCGGCAGTGGCAGCGGCTCAGGCCGATGCTGAGCAATCTCGCTTAGCCGCACAACGATCGGACGATGACAAAGCGGCCATGCGGGCCAGGCTGTCCACGCAGTTGAACTCGATACTCCAGACTCGGGACACTGCGCGCGGGCTCATCGTCAGCATGTCCGATGTTTTATTCGACACCGGAAAATATTCGTTGAAATCTGGCACGCGCGAAAAACTGGCGAAGGTCGCCGGCATTTTGTTGGCGTATCCAGGACTCAACATCGTGGTCGGTGGCTACACGGATAACGTCGGCAGTGAGGCAATGAATCAAACGCTTTCCGAGAACCGCGCTGCCTCGGTGCGTGACTACCTTGTGCAACAGGGAGTTCCAACGAACTCGATCACATCCAAAGGCTTCGGAGAAACACTGCCAGTAACCTCCAATGATAACTCCACCGGCCGGCAGCAGAACCGAAGAGTTGAACTACTGGTATCCGGTGAAGCTATCGGAAGCCCGGCTGATACAACAACGGGAAGCTTGCGCTGAGCGCACGTGGACCCCAGCCGGCAATGAGAAAGGTACTATCCATGAAAGCAATAGGAACCACCAGCACAGCCATTCTGGCTCTGCTCCTCGGAGTCGCCGCTCCTGCCTATGCCAGGCAGGAGCGTTCCGAAGCACGTCAGCAAGGCGAGCATCAACAAGCTGCACAACCGCACGCTCAACCGCAACCGTCACCAACTCAAAAAACCAAACCGGCAACGCAAGCGCAGCAAGAGCATCACCCAGCTCAAAATCAGAAGCAAGCACACGCTCAACTTCAGCCAAACCAGAATCAAAAACAAGCGCATGCTCAACCACGTCCCACACCAAATCAGCAGCACGCACCGCAGCAGCAGTCGAAAGCACAACCGCAGCATAGGCAGCCGCAGCACATCCGGCAGGCGGCGTGGCAGCAGCATCGCGCAAAAAGCTGGCAATCGGACCACCGCACCTGGCAACAGCGTGGCGGCTACAACGGCTATCGCATCCCCGATGATCGGTTCCGCGGATACTTCGGGCCGAGCCACGGATTCCGCATCCATGGCCTTCCTTTCCAGGTTGTCGGCGGATATCCCCGATTCCAGTACAACGGCTATTGGTTCAGTCTCGTTGACCCATGGCCCGAGAGTTGGGCGAATGACTGGTATGACACCGACGACGTTTATGTCAATTACGTTGACAACGGCTACTACCTGTACGACCGCAGATATCCCTCGACAGGAATTGCGATCAATATCTCGTTTTAGCGACATTTGTGCTGTCCCAACCGCACTGAAAGTAAAGTAAGGAGTGAATCATGTTTGGAACTATATTGATCATGATTTTAATCTTGGCGCTCCTGGGAGTATTCCCCAGATGGTCGCATAGCAGAAACTGGGGATATTACCCGACCGGAGGAGTGGGGCTGGTCCTCGTGATTGTGGTCATTCTCCTTGTTCTGGGACGGATTTGATTCGTAAACTTTCGAGATATATCGCAAGACGATATAGCTAGAAGCTGGCGCCACCACACTCTCCGCGTGGTGGCGCTTCTTCTTGTTCTCCTCATGTGCGGTGACGGATCTTTCGCGTCGCACTATGCATCGGATATTGCCGGTCACCCGGCTGTTAACCAGGCGGTTGCGATCGAGTATCCAAAGCTGCAAGCAAAGTTTGGTAAATCCGTTCGGTACGCGCAGGACAAGACTGCACATTTGAAAACAGAGTTTGGATTCGACACGGTGCAGGTCGCCCGGAACCGTTACGCATCGCAGCAGTATCATGATTTCATCGGGTTCCAAGTGTCGAAATCTTTGTTGGAGCGCGTCTTTCCCGTGGTATATGGAGTAGAACTCAAAGACGTGCTTACCCACGAGGATGTCGGCATGAATCGCAGAAGAGTCGATAAGATACGCGTGCTCAAACCAATCGGACCGCTAAAAGGATTGGCCTTCAACAATCCGACCCCGCAAACGGAAGATCTATATATCAAAAGCATCAACACAACCGTTGATCAATACCGGGCCTTTCTCGAACAGATGCGCACTGACTCGCTCCGATTGTCAGAACGTAAGTTCGAACGGACTCCGGTAGAGCTGCGCGACGAAGAAAGACCCGGTCCTCTGGCAGGGAGTTCTGATGTCGCTGGATCAGTTGAAGTCCGTAGGGCCGGATGCGGCTAACGAAGAACATGACGTCTCTTGTCACTGTGCCGGACTGCCTTCGATAAGATATAATGCAAGGTACATTCATCAAAACTAATGTTCGCCAGTTTAAGAATCAGCTTCGTAGACGGCTTACCTTCATAACCAACTCACTGAAGAAACTACTAGCGATCTTCGAGTCAAATGACAAAGATTTCAGATCGCAACGGATGTGCCCGTTTTGCGGACTGATCACCTCACGAAAGAAGACGTGCTGCCTGGAATGCGGCAGATCTCTTCAATCAATTTAGAAAAGACTCGCTGGTGGTTACTTGGTAGTTGGCGTGAGGGCGCGAGTTTCTTCTGGTGTGAGTCGAGAAAGATCGCAGTAACCGTAACCGCTTCGGCAGGCTTTCCAATTGCGCTGCTGCTCCGCGAGTTCCAGCTGGGTTGTCTCTGCCACCGTCAGTTTGGAGTAATCACAAGATTCCGAACCCTCTTTGCAAGCAGAGACATTACGCTGGCGCTCTGCTTCCTCTACAGCCCGCACTTCCCCGGGGCTCAGTTTGGACTGGTCGCAAGCGCCCCACGCTTCGATACAGTGCGAAAGATTCCGTGCGTGATCAGCAGCGGCTACCTTCTGCGATTCAAGATCTGTAAGCGCGGAATGATCGCAAGTCCCTATACCGTTCGTGCAATCGGAAACATTGCGTTCGCGCTCCGCAGCGGCCACTTCAATGGTTTCCTGCACGTTGAGCATTGCATGATCACAAGGCGTCGAGACTTCGATACACCGGGAAACGTTTTGCCGGCGCTCCGCGACCGCAACTGCACGGGCCTCTTGTGGACTCAGAATAGAGTGATCACACGGCCCAAATCCATCCAGGCAGGCGGCAACATTACGCTGGTGCTCAGCTACCGCCAACGCGACGGCTTCGGCGGTGGTGAGTTTCGAAGGATCACAGGACGGATAACCGCTCCGGCAATTTGAAACGTTGCGCTTGTGGTTGGCGCGGTCTACTTCGGCTAATTGCAGAGGACTCAACTTGGAGCGATCACATGTTGCACTGTCATTATTGCAAGCCTCAAGGTTGTGCGTGAGACCCGAAGTTTGTGTGGATGCCAACACGGGCCACAAGCTAACGATCAATAATTGAGTCCAGAGATATTTCCTAAACTTGAATCTCACGTTTGCCTCCTTCTGTGTACGAACATCGCGTCCCGAGGCCATGCTTAACTCTGCCGGTCAACCCTTTGACTCCGACTCGCAACTGCACGTATACACCAATCTCGCATCAGAACCACCGGATGTCTGAGCAGGATTGAACAGTGCTGGAGGCTAAATCTTGGGCGCTGCATCACACAAAGTTGAAGGCATAACAGCTAGCTCATCTACGCGAAGATTCTTTGCAGCCTGTGCAATTTTGAACATACCTGTAACTCTCGACTTGAGGAGATAGGCGAAATTTAACCAAGGGTAAGGAGGGTTTATTTCCAACCCATCGAAATACCAAGTGCTGCTTGTTAGACGGTGAACCCCATGTTCGAGAATCGCTTGCGTTGTTGCTTACGGAGGCTGGATACGATGTCCGTTATAGCCCAGCCTGATGAAATTCCGGACGAGTCTCCAGATGCTCGTTCCGTAAAACAAGGTAGTTCTTACGTTACGCGGAAGTGCGGCCATACCTCCTTTCTGCGGGCCTCGTAGAAAGATTCCCTATCACAGCGCAATCAGAGAAGGCCACTGCCGGCTAGTGCGACTCCCAATCGAGTAACGTATCAAGGAAATAATTTATACGATCTGCAGAAGGTGTTATCAATTGATCGGAAGCGGAAGAGCAGAAGCAATCGTGCGCGCAGCCGAGCGATATCATCACTGCCCCGAAATAAGATTGAAGTAGATGGCCATTAGTGTGACCCAACACCTACGGCGGAAGCTGCTCACCACCAACATCATCGAACGCTGTTTGGCGGAGGTGCGACGCCGCACGCGCCCGATGATGTGTTTTGTCAACGTCGCAAGCGTGGACCGAATCATCTACTCGATCTTCCACCGCTTCAACCTGGATAGAAATTCCGCACCCTCTCCACACAGGCAGCTTGGCGTCGCCTCGGATGCCTCACGGGCAGGTACAGCCGGTAATGACATTACTGTCCAACGTGACCGCACCATTCCGAGCCAGCGCTCTGCCTTCCAGATTCACGCCGGTGGTTATCGTGATTGACGTCAGTGCCAGGATGTTTCCCTTGAACACTGAATTCGTTCCCAGAGTTGCCGAGCTGCCTACTTGCCAGAAAACATTACAGGCATTGGCGCCGTTGGCCAGGATAATATGGCTGCCGCTCCCGGTGGTGAGCGTGGATGCAATCTGGAAGATAAACACTGCATCCGGATTGCCCTGAGCATCGAGAGTGACATCACCGGATACTGCCAGCGACGACGTCGATTTATAAACACCCGCAGTCAGCGTCTGCCCTACCAAATCTCCAGCTACCGAAGTGCCGCCTGCACGCCCTGCAGCATCGAGATACGCGGCAGTCAATGCCGCCTGAGCCTGGGCTGCGGCGCCGTCCGCACTATGGATCGCACCGCTTGCCAGTCCAGGCGGAAATCCTGTTACAGCCGTACCCGGACTAACTCCAACATCCTCAGAGATCAGGGTTGGACCGGTATTGGTGACGGTGGATCCGGCCAGAACGGTGAAGCCTCCTATGAACGGACAAAGCGCGACTGGGGCCACTCCACCGCCGGAGCAGGGACCAGTTGTAAAAGTCAGCTGAAATGGTGCAGCCATGGAGTTTCCGCCCAAGTCCTTGGCTCCGGTTGTCACCATGATCGTGAATGTCGTATTCGCGGCCAGGTTGGCGGAAGGCGTGATCGTGGCATTGTGACTGCCTACGTCATAGGTCACGCTGCCCGGCACACCTTCGATGAAAACCGTGTTGGAATTGATGGTGAGTGAATCCATTTGCTCAGTAAAGGTGATCTTGATTTGCTGATTCAGCGGCACACAGGTGGCGCCCGCAGCGACATTGACAGCAGCAATGGTCGGTAGAGAAGTGTCTGCGGTCGCGCGAGTGGTGAAAGAGAAATTGAAGGGTGCGGCAAGTGGAGTTCCGCTTGTGTCCCTGGCCCCAACAGTAATGGTCGCGTTGTGCGTAGTGTTGGGAGCGAATGCAGGCATAGGCTTAAAGGCGGCAATCTGGTTGGTCGTGTCGTAAGTGACTGTGCCAGTCGCACCCGCAACGATAAAGGTGCCGGTATGGATGCTTGCCGGATCCATGGGCTTGCTGAAGAGCACCGCAACTTCACGCGTGGTGCCGATTGCATCAGTTGGTGGGACCTCCTTTAATACTGTGGGAGGCTCGGACGCTAGTGGAGACGTAGCAGACGATGGCTTGGAAACATCGCTGCAGCCGATAAGACAAGCTATTAGCAGAAGATTGGTGGCAACCTGAGAGAACTGATGGATCGACATACGAATTCCCTTTCACGCAAATGGGGCGCCCATGACCGAAATTACGCCTGTAAAGCACGCTTTTGGGGCCGGCGTGGGCACAAAGCCTCAGGCCTTACCTGAGGCAGCAACTTGCGTGCAGTTTTCTTTGTTGCTGCTTAGCCCCGGCAGGATGGCCGCGGCTCCCTGCGAAAAGACGGATCAGCCGTCCTAGGCCACTACGAGCGCTTCATGTTCGTTCCATCATCGCGTTCGAGCCATAGCCGAACGGCATTTTTCAGCATTAGGCTCTGCAACCAACAACTATTCTGTCTCAATAAGCTACAAAAGACCTCACAAACATCCGAATTGATCTAACTCAATTTTGTCTCGCCACGATGCCGGTATTTGCGCTCTTCGTTTAGGACTGGGCGGGTATGCCTGCGGCGTCAGCCGCACCAGCGCCTGAATGCGCGGTGAAAAAGAAGCATGCTCCAGGCCGGCAATAGCTTCGTTCGCTTGTGGCTCAAGAAGACCACGCAGAAAGGGGGCACGCCGACGAAGGGATAGCTGCACATGTCTAGCCTTTGGAATAGAATTTGATCGGCTGACCAACTGGGAAAGTACCGTCACAACCACGTACAGAAAAGGGGCGCTGGCATCATGGCTCAGCGATCAGTATAACGATTCGGGGCAACCGCTTGGTCTACGTCCTCGCGGCTATGCTTCTGCTTCACGTGTAGCTTGAATGCATCTTCAATCGTCTCGAATTTATTTGGTGGCTGGTCCCTGTCAATGCTCGCATTGCAAACGGAACACCTTCCTGAAAGTGCTTCTCCGTGACGGCCCTTAAATGTAATTCTAAGTTCTGGTTGTGCCATGCTCATAGTGTCCCATAGGCCGGACCCGATTTCTACTTGGGCCTAAATTCAAACTGCACCACTATCTGAGTTCCGAAGCTTTTTGCGAGCGCTGTATTCAAGCGTAGTAGTTCTTATTCAGCAATCTTGGGGGAACTTACGATGCCTGTGAAGGAAGGTATGTTGCACGGCGAATTCGGTATACCGTGCTTCCGTTCATCAGATTCTACTGTCAGAGGGTGGGCGAATATGTAAAACAAACTGTACTTCTGTTGTGAGTCTCCGCGAGCGGCTGCTAGGTTACTCAAGCAAAGCTTAAGACCAACAAAAGTAGAGGCAGGTTCTGCGTCCCGTCTGGTCAATGTTGCTCATGGTGGTGCTCGATCGCTGCAACAATCACATGCCGAAAGGAGTCGAGATGGTCCAGCGCCTTGCATGAGTTCAATCTCCTTTTCATCTATCATTCGCCCGAATTACTTCTCCCAGAACGACGGCTCGCTGAAGGACGTGCCTGATGAAGGCCCAGCGTGTATCGCCATGCCCCTTTAGCCAATTGATCCCTTTGGGGTACGTGATGCATTTGGGAAAATCAATGCGTCTGCTGACGCTGTTTTGCAACGGAATTGTTGAAATCGTGATCTTTTCAAAAAACTGTGCACCTAGCCGAACATTTTTTGTTCAGTTCGTTCACACGGGTGTAGTTGAAAGTTGAGGGGAACCGCGCTTCCGCGCGTTGGGTACTACATGGATCCCATTGATACGGCCCGGATATTTTGTACAAGATCGACACGCGGCGTGTCCCGTTTCGTCTTCGAGGGTAAGAAAGATCAGGCCTTTCGCAGTTCGCGAAGATAACGTCGAGCGTTTTCTTCTCTTGCTGAATCTGTGCATAGAGACGATCAGGATCGGGTAGATTACTGCCGCTAAGGGACGTTCACCATGAGCCACAGATCGATGATTCCGCGTTTAGTTCGATAGTGCCGCGCGCGGGGTGTTCATGCACTGGTCTATAGCTTGTGTGCGCGTACGATGAACCGCTTCGGTGCCGGCCCTACAAAGTAGAACGGATAGCACGTCACCAAGGTGAGTATCGATTCGTCGGAGTCACTCAGGACGTCATTAGCTTCCACTCCTACCACCTTCGCCCAATCCACCTGGTAGCGATAGGTTCCAGCGAGAGTTGTCAACGTAACTTCATCGTCCTGGCGGACATTGCGCAACGCTCTGAAAAAGGTGTCCCGATGGCCTGCGATCACGACGTTCCCTAGCCCGCCTGGCAAGGCCGTTCCCGTTACGTGGCCAACTCCACGCCGGAGGGTCTTTCCATCGGTTCCTTCCGCGATGATCACGTCGATACCAATTCGACTCATCTCGATCCGTCCAATTATCGATCCAGAGGCGACGTTAACATGTTGAGCATCGACGCTTGCAAATGACATGGCCGCTAGTGCTTGCGGTGGTATTTCTGGGGATACTCTGGCCGAGAGTTTGATTGCCTGGTTCAAACGGCTGTTTTCCCGTTCTTGGAAACGCTTCGCGTCCAACGACGCAAAGCCCACAACTCCCAGCAGGGCTAGACCGAGCGCAAGAAAGAACCAGCGGGCTAGTCGTAGGATATATCGGCTTTGGCGAGTTAATACAAGGGGCATCTTATTTCCGTGTTTCCGGTGCAGTGCCGGCTGTGGCCTCCAACGGCGCAATGTACCCAGCGCGCGTAGTTACCAATAATCCGCCAGACACTTGCACCTCAATGGAGCGATATCTGCCGTCCCGTTTTGTGTTTGTCGGTATATAGGAAAGGGTGTACTGATTTCGAATTTCATGTGCAATACGTTCGCATATTGGCACGACTTCTCGTAAGGTTCCCGGGAAGAACGCCTCGCCTCCGCTGGCTTTAGCGAGTTCGCGGAGAACATGGGGATTCTTATTATCAGGATCATCTGGTTCGTAGATTCCGAGCGCATAAATGATGGCGTCGGACTGAGTTACCAGATTCAGCATCCCCGCCATGGTGTTCGAACTTGCATTGTCAGCACCATCGCTCACGACGATGAGGACTTTCTTGTCGCGATTACCCTTCTTCAGGTGCTCAAGTGCGACACTCACTGCATCGTACAGTGCGGTCTTGCCATTGGCTTTGACCGTGCCCATAGCAGTTCGCAGTTGATCAGGTTGGTCAGTAAAGGGGATGTCGCCGGGAAGCCCGAAAGAAACGTGCTCGTTAAAGTTGATCAGGAACATCTGATCCAGCGAGTTGCTGGAGCCGGCGAATGCCAGCGCAGCGGCAATTACTTCTGCCCGTTTGGGCCGCATGCTGCCGCTATTGTCGATGACCATCCCAACTGTCACAGGGACATCTTCATGACTGAAATGCCTGATCGGCTGCGGGACATGGTCCTCGAGAACCTTAAAATCGTTTTCGCCTAATCCGGCCACAGGATTGCCGCGATGATTTCTCACAGTCATATGCAGCACGACTTCGTCAACGCTTACGCTGATCGTGTACTGACCGTCATTCCCAGCGGAAACATCAGCTCGCTGACCCCAGGCTACTGTAGACATCGTCAACAGGCAGATAATCACGAAAATGGATTTAGCTGACGAGACCTCGCTGATCCGAATCGCGGTTTTCATGACACACTATCCGCAACCGCGGTAGGCTCTTTTTCAACAGATTGTGTGAGACTCACTTTTGTCCGGATGACCCGCATGGCGATCTCGGCGGCGACTTTCAGTAGGTAAACAATTCCGCCAACTATCAGCACTAGCGCCGATAGCGCGATCACCAGGAGCACACAAGCTGCGTATTCACTCATCATGAACATGGTGACCTCATTTGCTTCTTAGCGATCCTTCTCGATTAACGATCCGAAATTGCCAAATCTTGCGGCTGTACGTGCCGGCTTGTTTTCCTGGACACGTACAGCCCCAGCAAGGAAATTCTGCGCCTTACGCCACAGAATCACACTTGCTAGCGCACTAGGCGGAAGCTTTGGTGATTACACCAGCAGCGCCCAACGAAAGTAGCCCGAGGCATGCCAGGAGCGGCAAATAGCTCGCCGTCGCAGGCATCGGTTTGGGATCTTCCATTTTGGCTACTTCCACCGGCGGAGCTTCTACGGCCGCAGTTAGCGGAACTGCTTCGCCTGTCGGTTGCACGGCTTCAATAGGCGCCGTTTTGAGATCTTCTACACTGGCGATCTCGACCGGTGTGTAAAGCACTGTTTCGTTGCTGACCTTAGCCAACTCCACTGCCTTCACTTTCGGATACACAAATTCCTCGCCCCATTGGTGACCAGGATAGAACCATGCGCGCAGCGCTTCCGGTTGTCCCTCTGCACGTTCCTTGAACGTCATAACTGTCTTGTCGGTTGAGTGCAAGCGGTAATTCGGGATCGCCAGGATGGTGGTGTAAACGTGACTTCCATCCTCGCTGGTGATGCGTACGATGTGGCGGTCCGAGAGGGAATCCACAAGCGT containing:
- a CDS encoding Thivi_2564 family membrane protein, yielding MPLIQVLEVLLVVGVLLWLVNRFIPMQGSIKSILNSVVVIAVVLWILNIFGLFHSLSRIHVGS
- a CDS encoding OmpA family protein is translated as MKSKFLLAAGIVLSLGAFAQTNSQTTMAVEPMNPTPVFRVNVVSRTVQAVNYQHRSGATKMDFAGTDLMPAAKGEAKIESKKGYIEIEVEFGNLEKPTTFGNEYLTYILWAISPEGRAVNLGEILVGDNHRSKVDVTTDLQAFALIVTAEPYFAVREPSNVVVIENVVRADTKGTVEALNTKHDFLERGGYIPTGYNFDPVVLNSKLPLEFFEARNAVRIAQSEGAELYASDSYQHAMQLMAKADGYAMDKNAPRKQMIAVSREAVQTAEDARAIAVKKMDEVRLADERRASVDAQAKSQDKADEATWQKQLAQADTARAESDTAKAQADLAANQATSAAAVAAAQADAEQSRLAAQRSDDDKAAMRARLSTQLNSILQTRDTARGLIVSMSDVLFDTGKYSLKSGTREKLAKVAGILLAYPGLNIVVGGYTDNVGSEAMNQTLSENRAASVRDYLVQQGVPTNSITSKGFGETLPVTSNDNSTGRQQNRRVELLVSGEAIGSPADTTTGSLR
- a CDS encoding zinc dependent phospholipase C family protein, with amino-acid sequence MCGDGSFASHYASDIAGHPAVNQAVAIEYPKLQAKFGKSVRYAQDKTAHLKTEFGFDTVQVARNRYASQQYHDFIGFQVSKSLLERVFPVVYGVELKDVLTHEDVGMNRRRVDKIRVLKPIGPLKGLAFNNPTPQTEDLYIKSINTTVDQYRAFLEQMRTDSLRLSERKFERTPVELRDEERPGPLAGSSDVAGSVEVRRAGCG
- a CDS encoding ice-binding family protein, giving the protein MSIHQFSQVATNLLLIACLIGCSDVSKPSSATSPLASEPPTVLKEVPPTDAIGTTREVAVLFSKPMDPASIHTGTFIVAGATGTVTYDTTNQIAAFKPMPAFAPNTTHNATITVGARDTSGTPLAAPFNFSFTTRATADTSLPTIAAVNVAAGATCVPLNQQIKITFTEQMDSLTINSNTVFIEGVPGSVTYDVGSHNATITPSANLAANTTFTIMVTTGAKDLGGNSMAAPFQLTFTTGPCSGGGVAPVALCPFIGGFTVLAGSTVTNTGPTLISEDVGVSPGTAVTGFPPGLASGAIHSADGAAAQAQAALTAAYLDAAGRAGGTSVAGDLVGQTLTAGVYKSTSSLAVSGDVTLDAQGNPDAVFIFQIASTLTTGSGSHIILANGANACNVFWQVGSSATLGTNSVFKGNILALTSITITTGVNLEGRALARNGAVTLDSNVITGCTCP
- a CDS encoding class D sortase; amino-acid sequence: MSRIGIDVIIAEGTDGKTLRRGVGHVTGTALPGGLGNVVIAGHRDTFFRALRNVRQDDEVTLTTLAGTYRYQVDWAKVVGVEANDVLSDSDESILTLVTCYPFYFVGPAPKRFIVRAHKL
- a CDS encoding VWA domain-containing protein, which produces MKTAIRISEVSSAKSIFVIICLLTMSTVAWGQRADVSAGNDGQYTISVSVDEVVLHMTVRNHRGNPVAGLGENDFKVLEDHVPQPIRHFSHEDVPVTVGMVIDNSGSMRPKRAEVIAAALAFAGSSNSLDQMFLINFNEHVSFGLPGDIPFTDQPDQLRTAMGTVKANGKTALYDAVSVALEHLKKGNRDKKVLIVVSDGADNASSNTMAGMLNLVTQSDAIIYALGIYEPDDPDNKNPHVLRELAKASGGEAFFPGTLREVVPICERIAHEIRNQYTLSYIPTNTKRDGRYRSIEVQVSGGLLVTTRAGYIAPLEATAGTAPETRK